The proteins below are encoded in one region of Palaemon carinicauda isolate YSFRI2023 unplaced genomic scaffold, ASM3689809v2 scaffold327, whole genome shotgun sequence:
- the LOC137636559 gene encoding protein FAM200C-like, whose product MRGNLLIIIIIIINRHRDIVNFSRELTMDEESDSYDSGKEKRRGVKHKKVRYCNKYSVAFESDPIFKGWIKASTKGDQYAYCIPCDNHLKLSAGKTDLKRHAEKKKHKDAAKAVQNQRPINNMFNLTVNESKVNEAELRLAAFITEHDLPMTVADHLPQLVNAMCPDSKIAKEIKCARTKVTALINHVTGEENKAKLINHLKENKFSLIVDESTDKGCIKHLCMVARVMVENDVKDCFLGLIPLKDATAASLYNHVVEFFSKHNIPYKENLIGFAADGANSMLGERHSLSSLLKKDIPHLFVMKCICHSFALCASYACLKLPRSLEDLARNIYSYFHCSPKRMGDFEEFQKFVHVKPHKLLHPSQTRWLSLEMVVSRLLEQYEALKLYFTNAVLGDRLTTPEIILERLSHPVTKLYLLFLEYVLPVFNNLNRQMQSESTQVHVLYNSVTAGLKTILGCYIEQGYLNKTDLTKIQFRDPGKFLPLEQIYLGVKVALELRNSTYDMDEVKRFRLCCLDFYIEASSQIFKRFNFDCMTIVKSLNALSPKVVIAKEMPSIIELISSFRTIATDIQAIDTEWRLLGNSLDSMNVNPDMMPQKFWCTVSLTRQSDNSLMFPNLAVFMQTLLSLPHSSATVERIFSAINRMKTKTRNKLSTETITGLLHTKQLIKGACCYDFNDEYLKYESSFCAVHRQDFYGNRACRTHANCTAKKGNLKYWDPQSLLNLQRPP is encoded by the exons atgcgtggcaatctactcatcatcatcatcataattattaaccgtcatcgtgatatcgtaaACTTTTCAAG GGAACTAACAATGGATGAAGAATCTGATAGCTACGATTCAGGGAAAGAGAAAAGAAGGGGAGTGAAACACAAGAAAGTTAGATACTGCAATAAATATTCTGTAGCATTCGAAAGTGATCCAATTTTCAAAGGCTGGATTAAAGCCAGTACAAAAGGTGACCAATACGCTTACTGTATCCCCTGTGATAACCACCTGAAACTAAGTGCAGGAAAGACAGATCTGAAGAGGCATgctgaaaagaaaaaacataaggATGCAGCTAAAGCAGTTCAAAATCAAAGGCCCATTAATAACATGTTTAATCTTACAGTCAATGAAAGTAAAGTAAATGAAGCTGAACTGAGGTTGGCTGCATTCATAACAGAGCATGATCTGCCCATGACAGTTGCAGATCATTTACCTCAACTTGTAAATGCTATGTGCCCAGATTCCAAAATAGCGAAAGAAATTAAATGTGCTCGAACAAAAGTGACTGCTCTGATTAATCATGTTACAGGGGAAGAAAACAAAGCAAAATTGATtaatcatttaaaagaaaataagttttcaTTAATTGTCGACGAGTCGACTGATAAAGGTTGTATAAAACATTTGTGCATGGTAGCAAGGGTAATGGTAGAAAATGATGTGAAAGACTGTTTTCTGGGGCTGATTCCACTCAAAGATGCCACAGCTGCGTCATTGTATAATCATGTCGTAGAATTCTTTAGTAAGCACAATATTCCTTACAAGGAAAATTTGATTGGTTTTGCTGCTGATGGGGCTAATTCTATGTTGGGAGAACGTCACTCATTGTCATCTCTGCTAAAGAAAGACATCCCTcatttatttgtaatgaaatgcATTTGCCATTCTTTTGCCTTGTGTGCTTCATATGCATGCCTTAAGCTACCCCGTTCactggaggatctagctaggaatatttatagttattttcattgtAGTCCAAAGAGAATGGGTGACTTTGAGGAATTTCAAAAGTTTGTACATGTCAAGCCACATAAACTCCTACACCCTTCTCAGACGAGATGGCTGTCATTGGAAATGGTAGTGTCAAGATTACTGGAGCAATATGAGGCACTTAAGCTATATTTTACCAATGCTGTGCTAGGTGACAGATTAACTACACCTGAAATAATTTTAGAGAGGCTAAGCCATCCTGTGACCAAATTGTATCTTCTTTTTTTGGAGTATGTACTGCCAGTTTTTAACAATTTAAACAGGCAAATGCAGTCAGAGTCAACACAAGTACATGTCCTGTATAACTCTGTTACAGCTGGACTCAAAACCATTTTAGGATGTTACATAGAACAAGGGTACCTCAACAAGACTGATTTGACAAAGATTCAGTTTAGAGATCCTGGAAAATTTCTCCCACTGGAGCAAATCTATCTTGGTGTAAAAGTAGCACTGGAACTGAGAAATTCAACTTATGATATGGACGAAGTAAAGCGATTTAGATTGTGTTGTTTGGATTTCTACATTGAAGCTAGCTCTCAGATATTTAAGAGGTTCAATTTTGACTGCATGACTATAGTAAAATCCCTAAATGCCTTGAGCCCAAAAGTTGTGATTGCTAAAGAAATGCCCTCCATTATTGAGCTGATTAGTTCATTTAGAACTATTGCCACAGATATTCAGGCCatagatacagaatggagactgcTTGGCAATTCCCTAGACTCTATGAATGTTAACCCTGATATGATGCCACAAAAGTTCTGGTGTACAGTAAGCTTAACTAGACAGAGTGATAACTCACTCATGTTTCCTAACCTTGCTGTCTTCATGCAGACTCTGTTGTCTTTACCTCACTCCAGTGCCACTGTTGAAAGAATTTTTTCAGCAATAAACAGAATGAAAACTAAGACGAGAAACAAACTGTCAACAGAAACCATCACAGGCTTGCTTCATACAAAACAGCTTATAAAGGGTGCATGCTGCTATGACTTTAAT gacgAGTACCTGAAGTATGAAAGCTCCTTTTGTGCAGTTCACCGCCAGGACTTCTACGGGAATAGGGCGTGCCGGACCCATGCCAACTGTACAGCTAAAAAGGGCAACTTGaaatattgggatccacagtccttgctcaatctgcaaaggcctccttga